A genomic segment from Bradyrhizobium sp. ISRA430 encodes:
- a CDS encoding NAD(P)/FAD-dependent oxidoreductase, protein MSAEKHKIDAAGASTIDIAALRARYRDERDLRLRTEGKAQYVEVTGGFARYLDDPWADAAFAREAVSEQTEVLIVGGGFGGLLCGARLREAGIDDFRIVEKAADFGGTWYWNRYPGAACDTESYIYLPLLEETGYMPVRKYARAPEIYEHSRRIGRHFGLYERALFQTVISRMAWQEDEARWLVETDRGDRIRARFVILAGGPLSRPKLPGIPGIQTFKGHSFHTSRWDYAYTGGNAEGGLTGLADKRVGIIGTGATAVQCVPHLGRSAKELYVFQRTPSAIGIRDDRPTDETWTKSLRPGWQRERMDNFTAVISGEPFEQDLVQDGWTDLLGEILLAPRRQPQPVTSMEEALKLIEQADYRKMEEIRARVDAVVKDEATAAALKPWYKAFCKRPCFHDEYLGTFNRSNVHLVDTKGRGVERITESAVIVDGKAYELDCLIYASGFEVGTDYARRMGFEVYGRGGTSLTERWQDGVKTLHGFYSRGFPNCFLIVTVQAGQSANFPHIIDAQSRHIAYVIAEARKRKARTLEPTLAAENAWVDEVVKAALGRQTYLAECTPGYYNNEGVFDPIAARNSQYWRGPVAFLRLLKRWRADGGLDGLELTHEPAGAGSSPTLA, encoded by the coding sequence ATGTCAGCGGAAAAACACAAGATCGACGCAGCCGGCGCGTCTACAATCGACATTGCAGCCCTGCGCGCGCGCTATCGCGACGAGCGCGACCTTCGCCTGCGCACTGAAGGCAAGGCGCAATATGTCGAGGTGACCGGCGGCTTTGCACGCTATCTCGACGATCCCTGGGCCGATGCCGCATTCGCGCGCGAGGCCGTCAGCGAACAGACCGAAGTGCTCATCGTCGGCGGCGGCTTCGGCGGCCTCTTGTGCGGCGCGCGCCTGCGCGAAGCCGGCATCGATGATTTCCGGATCGTGGAAAAGGCCGCCGACTTCGGCGGCACCTGGTACTGGAATCGCTATCCGGGCGCGGCCTGCGATACCGAGAGCTACATCTATCTGCCGCTGCTGGAGGAGACCGGCTACATGCCGGTGCGCAAATATGCCCGTGCACCGGAGATCTACGAGCACTCGCGCCGCATCGGCCGTCACTTCGGCCTCTACGAGCGCGCGCTGTTCCAGACCGTCATCTCGCGGATGGCATGGCAGGAGGATGAGGCGCGCTGGCTGGTCGAGACCGATCGCGGCGATCGCATCCGCGCGCGCTTCGTCATTCTTGCAGGCGGCCCACTGAGCCGGCCGAAGCTGCCGGGCATTCCCGGCATCCAGACATTCAAGGGCCACAGCTTCCATACCAGCCGTTGGGACTATGCCTATACCGGCGGCAATGCCGAAGGCGGTCTCACGGGGCTCGCCGACAAGCGGGTCGGCATCATTGGCACCGGCGCGACCGCAGTGCAATGCGTGCCGCATCTCGGCCGTTCCGCGAAGGAGCTCTACGTTTTCCAGCGCACGCCATCCGCGATCGGCATACGCGACGACCGGCCGACGGACGAAACCTGGACAAAGAGCCTGAGACCAGGCTGGCAGCGCGAGCGCATGGACAATTTCACCGCGGTGATCTCCGGCGAGCCGTTCGAGCAAGATCTGGTGCAGGACGGCTGGACCGACCTGCTCGGCGAGATCCTGCTGGCGCCGCGCCGCCAGCCGCAGCCGGTGACCTCGATGGAGGAGGCGCTGAAGCTGATCGAGCAGGCCGACTACCGCAAGATGGAGGAGATCCGCGCCCGCGTCGATGCGGTGGTGAAGGACGAGGCGACCGCGGCGGCGCTAAAGCCCTGGTACAAGGCATTCTGCAAGCGACCGTGCTTCCACGACGAATATCTGGGCACGTTCAACCGCTCCAACGTGCACCTCGTCGACACCAAGGGGAGGGGCGTCGAGCGCATCACCGAGAGTGCCGTCATCGTCGACGGCAAGGCCTATGAGCTCGACTGCCTGATCTATGCCAGCGGCTTCGAGGTCGGCACCGACTACGCCCGCCGCATGGGCTTTGAGGTCTATGGGCGCGGCGGCACGAGCCTGACCGAGCGCTGGCAAGATGGCGTCAAGACGCTGCATGGCTTCTACAGCCGCGGCTTTCCCAATTGCTTCCTGATCGTCACGGTCCAGGCGGGCCAGAGCGCCAACTTCCCGCACATCATCGACGCGCAGTCGCGCCACATCGCCTATGTGATCGCAGAAGCGCGCAAGCGCAAAGCCCGGACCCTGGAGCCGACGCTTGCCGCGGAGAACGCCTGGGTCGACGAGGTCGTCAAGGCCGCGCTCGGCCGCCAGACCTATCTCGCCGAATGCACGCCGGGTTATTACAACAATGAAGGCGTGTTCGATCCGATCGCGGCGAGAAACAGCCAATATTGGCGCGGCCCGGTGGCGTTCCTGCGGCTGCTGAAACGATGGCGCGCGGATGGCGGCCTGGATGGGCTGGAATTGACCCACGAGCCTGCCGGGGCAGGCAGCTCTCCGACTCTGGCGTGA
- a CDS encoding long-chain fatty acid--CoA ligase, translating into MQGLMMDMPLLISGLIQYAADYHGEAEIVAREIEGDIHRYTYADAHPRIKRMALALKRLGMTPGDRVGTLAWNTHRHFEMFYAAPGMGYVLHTVNPRLFPEQLVYIINHAEDRLLFIDRATLPIVEAIAPQLKTIEAYVVMSSRERMPETKLSNVHCYEDILQKESEDGFAWPLFDEKSASTICYTSGTTGNPKGVIYSHRAAILQTMTCCNFDFLPGHVEGVREVMMPMAPLFHGNGWNMPFTAPYTGSKLVLPGRNYEPDKLYELLEGEKVTLSAGVPSFWLILLDWLGRTGNKFSNLRATLSSGSAPPRAMVEKLKREYNVDYIQAWGMTEALGCSMPGLRPGSEHLSDKEKFDRRVVSGRACFGTALRIVDDAGNELPRDGKTVGHLRARGPWVASGYMKLDEGLDRDGWLITGDMAVIDAQGHVTLTDRSKDVIKSGGEWISSIQLEDIALSHPEVLQAAVVAIAHEKWQERPLLLVVRKKGSTLDGQTLLAHLRPKVASWWMPDAVEFLDEFPMTGTGKVLKSALRERFREYRIA; encoded by the coding sequence ATGCAGGGATTGATGATGGACATGCCGCTCCTGATCAGCGGCCTGATCCAGTATGCGGCCGACTATCACGGCGAAGCGGAGATCGTCGCGCGCGAGATCGAGGGTGACATCCACCGCTACACCTATGCGGACGCCCATCCGCGCATCAAGCGCATGGCGCTGGCGTTGAAGCGGCTCGGCATGACGCCCGGCGACCGCGTCGGCACACTCGCCTGGAATACCCATCGCCATTTCGAGATGTTCTATGCCGCGCCGGGCATGGGCTATGTGCTGCACACCGTCAATCCCCGGCTGTTTCCGGAACAGCTCGTCTACATCATCAACCATGCCGAAGACCGCCTGCTGTTCATCGATCGCGCCACGTTGCCGATCGTCGAGGCGATCGCGCCGCAGCTCAAGACGATCGAGGCCTACGTCGTGATGTCCTCGCGCGAGCGGATGCCGGAGACGAAGCTTTCAAACGTGCATTGCTACGAGGACATTCTGCAAAAGGAGAGCGAGGACGGCTTCGCCTGGCCGCTGTTCGATGAGAAGTCGGCTTCCACCATCTGCTACACCTCAGGCACGACGGGGAATCCCAAGGGCGTGATCTATTCGCACCGCGCGGCGATTTTGCAAACCATGACTTGCTGCAACTTCGACTTCCTGCCGGGACATGTCGAAGGCGTGCGCGAGGTGATGATGCCGATGGCGCCCCTCTTCCATGGCAACGGCTGGAACATGCCGTTCACCGCGCCCTATACCGGCTCCAAGCTGGTGCTGCCCGGCCGCAACTACGAGCCCGACAAGCTCTATGAGCTGCTCGAAGGCGAGAAGGTGACGCTGTCGGCGGGCGTGCCGAGCTTCTGGCTGATCCTGCTCGACTGGCTGGGCCGCACCGGCAACAAGTTCTCGAACTTGCGCGCAACGCTGTCGTCAGGCTCGGCGCCGCCGCGCGCCATGGTCGAGAAGCTCAAGCGCGAATACAATGTCGACTACATCCAGGCCTGGGGCATGACCGAGGCCCTGGGCTGCTCGATGCCGGGCTTGCGGCCCGGCTCGGAGCACCTCAGCGACAAGGAGAAGTTCGACCGGCGCGTGGTGTCGGGGCGCGCCTGCTTCGGCACCGCTTTGCGCATTGTCGATGACGCCGGCAACGAGCTGCCGCGCGACGGCAAGACCGTCGGCCATTTGCGCGCCCGCGGACCGTGGGTCGCCTCCGGCTACATGAAGCTCGACGAAGGCCTCGACCGTGACGGCTGGCTGATCACCGGCGACATGGCCGTGATCGACGCCCAGGGCCATGTCACGCTGACCGACCGCTCCAAGGACGTGATCAAATCGGGCGGCGAATGGATCTCCTCGATCCAGCTCGAGGACATCGCGCTGTCCCATCCCGAGGTGCTGCAAGCCGCCGTGGTCGCGATCGCGCACGAGAAATGGCAGGAACGCCCCCTGCTCCTTGTCGTCCGCAAGAAGGGATCGACACTCGACGGCCAGACGCTGCTCGCTCACTTGCGCCCGAAGGTCGCGAGCTGGTGGATGCCGGACGCGGTCGAATTCCTGGACGAATTCCCGATGACCGGCACTGGCAAGGTGCTCAAATCGGCGCTGCGCGAGAGGTTCAGGGAGTATCGCATCGCATAG
- a CDS encoding multidrug efflux RND transporter permease subunit, with the protein MNLSKFFIDRPIFAGVLSVLIFLAGLISLFAMPISEYPDVVPPSVVVRATYPGANPKVIAETVATPIEEQINGVENMLYMSSQATTDGAMTLTVTFRLGTDPDKATQLVQNRVQQAEPRLPAVVRQLGIITKKSSPDLTMVVHLLSPNNRYDMTYLRNYAVLNVKDRLARIDGVGDVQLYGAGDYSMRVWVDPQKAAEHGLTASDIVKAIQAQNVEAAAGVVGSSPSVKGIDLQLSVNAEGRLASEEQFGDIVVKTGARGEVVRLRDVARIELGASEYGLRSLLDNKQAVAIPIFQAPGSNALQISDHVRATMAEIKKNMPEGVSYQIVYDPTQFVRSSIEAVIHTLLEAIALVVLVVILFLQTWRASIIPLLAVPVSIVGTFAVMHVFGFSINALSLFGLVLAIGIVVDDAIVVVENVERNIEAGLSPHDATYQAMREVSGPIIAIALVLIAVFVPLAFISGLTGQFYKQFALTIAISTVISAVNSLTLSPALSALLLKGHNEPKDRLTLILEKAFGWFFRGFNRAFTRSSANYSGTVTKVISGKAAVMGLYVLLVGLTALLFQQVPSGFVPGQDKQYLVGFARLPDGATLDRTEEVIRKMSDIALTQPGVESSVAFPGLSISGFTNSSNAGIVFSTLKPFDERKDPSLSGPAIAAELNKKYAGIQEAFIAMFPPPPVNGLGTIGGFKLQIEDRAGLGYEALNDATKAFMAAMQKAPEIAGVFSSFQVNVPQLFADIDRTKALQLGVPVTEVFNTLQIYLGSYYVNDFNKFGRTYSVYVQADAPFRARADDIRQLKVRSSSGDMVPLSALLKIRQSAGPERAIRYNGFLSSDINAAAAPGYSSGQAQEAATRIAAEVLPPGFAFEWTDLTYQEFIAGNSGIWVFPLAILLVFLVLAALYESLTLPLSIIMIVPMGLLAAMFGVWISKGDNNVFTQIGLIVLVGLSAKNAILIVEFARELEFAGRSPLRAAIEASRLRLRPILMTSMAFIMGVLPLVLSTGAGSEMRRAMGVAVFSGMIGVTVFGLFLTPVFYVLLRTVTGMKPLVHHGSDTSAAPVQGLAE; encoded by the coding sequence ATGAATCTCTCAAAGTTCTTCATCGATCGGCCGATCTTCGCCGGCGTGCTCTCGGTCCTGATCTTCCTCGCCGGCCTGATCTCGCTGTTCGCGATGCCGATCTCGGAATATCCGGACGTCGTGCCGCCCTCCGTCGTGGTGCGCGCAACCTATCCCGGCGCCAATCCCAAGGTGATCGCCGAGACGGTGGCGACCCCGATCGAGGAGCAGATCAACGGCGTCGAGAACATGCTCTACATGTCGAGCCAGGCCACCACCGACGGCGCGATGACGCTGACGGTGACGTTCCGGCTCGGCACCGACCCCGACAAGGCGACGCAGCTCGTGCAGAACCGCGTGCAGCAGGCCGAGCCGCGGCTGCCGGCCGTGGTGCGCCAGCTCGGCATCATCACCAAGAAGTCGTCGCCCGACCTCACCATGGTCGTGCACCTGCTATCACCGAACAACCGCTACGACATGACGTATTTGCGCAACTACGCGGTGCTCAACGTCAAGGACCGCCTGGCGCGGATCGACGGCGTCGGCGACGTCCAGCTCTACGGCGCCGGCGACTATTCGATGCGGGTCTGGGTCGATCCGCAGAAGGCGGCCGAGCATGGCCTCACCGCGAGCGACATCGTCAAGGCGATCCAGGCGCAGAACGTCGAGGCCGCAGCCGGCGTGGTCGGCTCCTCGCCCAGCGTCAAGGGCATCGACCTGCAGCTTTCGGTCAATGCCGAGGGACGGCTTGCAAGCGAAGAGCAGTTCGGCGACATCGTGGTCAAGACCGGCGCACGTGGCGAGGTGGTGCGGCTGCGCGACGTCGCGCGCATCGAGCTCGGCGCCTCCGAATACGGCCTGCGCTCGCTGCTCGACAACAAGCAGGCGGTGGCCATCCCGATCTTCCAGGCGCCGGGCTCCAATGCCCTGCAGATCTCCGACCACGTCCGCGCCACCATGGCCGAGATCAAGAAGAACATGCCGGAAGGCGTGTCCTACCAGATCGTCTACGATCCCACCCAGTTCGTGCGCTCGTCGATCGAGGCGGTGATCCACACGCTGCTCGAGGCGATCGCGCTGGTGGTGCTGGTCGTGATCCTGTTCCTGCAGACCTGGCGCGCCTCTATCATTCCGCTGCTGGCGGTGCCCGTGTCGATCGTCGGCACCTTCGCCGTGATGCACGTGTTCGGCTTCTCCATCAACGCGCTCAGCCTGTTCGGCCTGGTGCTCGCGATCGGCATCGTTGTCGACGACGCCATCGTCGTGGTCGAGAACGTCGAGCGCAACATCGAGGCCGGCCTGTCGCCGCATGATGCCACTTATCAGGCGATGCGCGAGGTTTCCGGCCCGATCATCGCGATCGCGCTGGTGCTGATCGCGGTGTTCGTCCCGCTCGCTTTCATCTCGGGCCTCACCGGGCAGTTCTACAAGCAGTTCGCCCTGACGATCGCGATCTCGACCGTGATCTCGGCGGTCAACTCGTTGACGCTGTCGCCGGCGCTGTCGGCGCTGCTCCTCAAGGGCCATAATGAGCCGAAGGACCGGCTGACGCTCATCCTCGAAAAGGCCTTCGGCTGGTTCTTCCGCGGCTTCAACCGCGCCTTCACGCGCTCCTCGGCGAACTACAGCGGCACCGTCACCAAGGTGATATCCGGCAAGGCCGCGGTGATGGGCCTTTATGTGCTCCTGGTCGGCCTCACCGCCCTGCTCTTCCAGCAGGTGCCGAGCGGCTTCGTCCCGGGCCAGGACAAGCAATATCTCGTCGGATTCGCACGCCTGCCCGATGGCGCGACGCTCGATCGCACCGAAGAGGTGATCCGCAAGATGAGCGACATCGCGCTGACCCAGCCCGGCGTCGAGAGCTCGGTCGCGTTTCCGGGCCTCTCGATCTCCGGCTTCACCAACTCGTCCAATGCCGGCATCGTGTTCTCGACGTTAAAACCGTTCGATGAACGCAAGGATCCTTCGCTGAGCGGCCCGGCGATCGCCGCCGAGTTGAACAAGAAATATGCCGGGATCCAGGAAGCCTTCATCGCCATGTTCCCGCCGCCGCCGGTCAACGGCCTCGGCACCATCGGCGGCTTCAAGCTCCAGATCGAGGACCGCGCCGGTCTCGGCTATGAGGCGCTGAACGATGCGACCAAGGCGTTCATGGCGGCGATGCAGAAGGCGCCGGAGATCGCCGGCGTGTTCTCGAGCTTCCAGGTCAACGTGCCGCAGCTCTTCGCCGACATCGACCGCACCAAGGCTCTGCAGCTCGGTGTACCCGTGACGGAGGTGTTCAACACGCTCCAGATTTATCTGGGCTCCTACTACGTGAACGACTTCAACAAGTTCGGCCGCACCTATTCGGTCTATGTCCAGGCCGATGCGCCGTTCCGCGCGCGCGCCGACGACATCCGCCAGTTGAAGGTGCGCTCGTCCTCCGGCGACATGGTGCCGCTGTCGGCGCTGCTCAAGATCCGCCAGAGCGCGGGTCCCGAGCGCGCGATCCGCTATAACGGATTCCTGTCGTCCGACATCAACGCCGCCGCCGCGCCCGGCTACTCCTCCGGCCAGGCGCAGGAGGCCGCAACGCGGATCGCTGCGGAAGTGCTGCCGCCCGGCTTTGCCTTCGAATGGACCGACCTGACCTACCAGGAGTTCATCGCCGGAAATTCCGGCATCTGGGTGTTCCCGCTGGCAATCCTGCTGGTGTTCCTGGTGCTGGCCGCGCTCTATGAGAGCCTGACGCTGCCGCTCTCGATCATCATGATCGTGCCGATGGGCCTGCTCGCGGCCATGTTCGGCGTCTGGATCTCCAAGGGCGACAACAACGTCTTCACCCAGATCGGCTTGATCGTGCTGGTCGGCCTGTCGGCGAAGAACGCCATCCTGATCGTCGAATTCGCGCGCGAGCTCGAATTCGCCGGACGTTCGCCGCTCCGCGCCGCGATCGAGGCAAGCCGGCTGCGGCTGCGCCCGATCCTGATGACGTCGATGGCGTTCATCATGGGCGTGCTGCCGCTGGTGCTCTCCACCGGCGCCGGGTCCGAGATGCGCCGCGCCATGGGCGTTGCGGTGTTCTCCGGGATGATCGGCGTCACCGTGTTCGGCCTGTTCCTGACCCCGGTATTCTATGTGCTGCTGCGCACCGTCACCGGCATGAAGCCGCTGGTGCATCACGGCAGCGACACCAGCGCGGCGCCAGTCCAGGGTCTTGCCGAATGA
- a CDS encoding glycoside hydrolase family 172 protein yields the protein MAFSGLGLHLGNLSRLSHALTRSISPENFTGDKGKGGMSLDGPAARQARDLGQGWKVSPYVVIEPGATFTLAEIQGQGAIQQIWMTLARGRLRHSILRIYWDDQEQPSVECPAGDFFACGWEEFAQVSSLAVCVNPGRAFNCYWEMPFRKRARLTLENRSEERLTIYYQINYTLTDVPEDCAYFHAQFRRTNPLPYKHVHTLLDGVVGHGHYVGTYMAWGVHNNGWWGEGEIKFFIDGDGEFPTICGTGTEDYFCGAYNFDPYVAHSGQGPAQQSHYQEFTTPYAGLPQVIRPDGVYKSQQRFGLYRWHIPDPIRFRADLRVTIQALGWLPGVKEPKYRPLQDDIASVAFWYQTLPTAPFAKLPDPDYLEIG from the coding sequence ATGGCGTTTTCCGGACTGGGCCTGCATCTCGGCAATCTGTCGCGCCTGTCGCATGCGCTGACGCGCTCGATCAGCCCAGAGAATTTCACCGGCGACAAGGGCAAGGGCGGCATGTCCCTCGACGGCCCGGCGGCCCGTCAGGCGCGCGATCTCGGCCAAGGCTGGAAGGTCTCGCCCTATGTCGTCATCGAGCCCGGCGCGACCTTCACGCTTGCGGAGATCCAGGGCCAGGGCGCGATCCAGCAGATCTGGATGACGTTGGCGCGCGGACGGCTCCGCCATTCGATCCTGCGGATCTACTGGGACGATCAGGAGCAGCCCAGCGTCGAATGCCCGGCCGGCGATTTCTTCGCCTGCGGATGGGAGGAGTTCGCACAGGTGTCCTCGCTCGCGGTCTGCGTCAATCCCGGCCGTGCGTTCAACTGCTACTGGGAGATGCCGTTCCGCAAGCGCGCGCGGCTTACGCTCGAGAACCGCAGCGAGGAGCGGCTCACCATCTATTACCAGATCAACTACACGCTGACCGACGTGCCCGAGGACTGCGCCTATTTCCATGCGCAATTCCGCCGCACCAATCCGCTGCCCTACAAGCACGTCCATACGCTGCTCGATGGCGTCGTAGGCCACGGCCACTATGTCGGCACCTACATGGCCTGGGGCGTGCACAACAACGGCTGGTGGGGCGAAGGCGAAATCAAATTCTTCATCGATGGTGACGGCGAATTCCCGACGATCTGCGGCACCGGCACCGAGGATTATTTCTGCGGCGCCTACAATTTCGATCCCTATGTCGCCCACTCCGGCCAAGGCCCGGCGCAGCAGTCGCACTACCAGGAATTCACCACGCCCTATGCGGGCCTGCCGCAGGTGATCCGCCCCGATGGCGTCTACAAATCGCAGCAGCGGTTCGGCCTATATCGCTGGCACATCCCGGATCCCATCCGCTTCCGCGCCGATCTGCGCGTGACCATCCAGGCGCTGGGCTGGCTTCCCGGCGTCAAGGAGCCGAAATATCGTCCGTTGCAGGACGACATCGCCTCGGTCGCATTCTGGTACCAGACGCTGCCGACGGCGCCGTTCGCGAAACTGCCCGATCCGGACTACCTCGAAATCGGCTAG
- a CDS encoding lytic murein transglycosylase, with protein sequence MSKGRTVATAMIGATALLLSLISVADAAQCGSSPAGFEAWKREFSEEARAKGIGPTAISALMQAHYASATIAADRGQRSFSLSLDQFLAKRGATTIVARGRSLKQSQAALFASIQQRYGVPPGPLIAIWGMETGFGSQRGNQNMLSSIATLAYDCRRPEFFTDQLYAALKLIDRGALSGATRGSMHGEVGQTQFMPKNILAYGVGNLDVAANALSSTANFLKAHGWRAGAGYQPGEPNFAAIEAWNAAGVYQKAIALMGRQIDEGGGASAAR encoded by the coding sequence ATGAGCAAGGGCAGGACAGTTGCGACTGCGATGATCGGAGCCACCGCGCTGCTCCTCTCTTTGATATCCGTGGCCGATGCCGCGCAATGCGGCAGCTCGCCGGCCGGCTTCGAGGCCTGGAAACGCGAGTTCAGCGAGGAGGCTCGCGCCAAGGGCATCGGCCCGACCGCGATCTCGGCGCTGATGCAGGCCCATTACGCCAGCGCCACCATTGCGGCGGACCGCGGCCAGCGCAGTTTTTCACTTTCGCTTGACCAGTTTCTCGCCAAGCGCGGTGCCACCACCATCGTGGCGCGCGGCCGGTCGCTGAAGCAGTCGCAGGCGGCCCTGTTCGCCTCGATCCAACAGCGCTACGGCGTGCCGCCCGGACCGCTGATCGCGATCTGGGGCATGGAGACCGGTTTCGGCAGCCAGCGCGGCAACCAGAACATGCTGTCGTCAATCGCAACGCTCGCCTATGACTGCCGCCGCCCCGAATTCTTCACGGACCAGCTTTATGCGGCGCTGAAGCTGATCGACCGGGGCGCGCTGTCGGGAGCGACCCGCGGCTCCATGCATGGCGAGGTCGGCCAGACCCAGTTCATGCCCAAGAACATCCTTGCCTACGGTGTCGGCAATCTCGACGTCGCTGCCAACGCGTTGAGCTCGACAGCCAATTTCCTCAAGGCTCATGGCTGGCGTGCGGGTGCCGGCTACCAGCCGGGCGAACCCAATTTTGCCGCCATTGAGGCCTGGAATGCCGCAGGCGTCTATCAGAAAGCGATTGCGCTGATGGGGCGGCAGATCGACGAAGGCGGCGGGGCGTCCGCGGCCCGCTGA
- a CDS encoding MaoC family dehydratase, protein MTSIEWFDDLIVGMRFKSPESQVTEADIKRFAAEFDPQPMHLDDEAAKATLFKGLAASGWHTAAIAMNLAIQARPFGPHPLIGAGVDGLRWARPVRPNDRLHLEGEVISLTPSKSKPQGIALVKWTMFNQNGEEVYTFTPIAIVPRRG, encoded by the coding sequence ATGACGTCGATCGAATGGTTTGACGATCTCATCGTTGGAATGCGTTTCAAATCTCCCGAGAGCCAGGTCACCGAAGCCGACATCAAGCGCTTTGCAGCCGAATTCGATCCGCAGCCGATGCATCTGGATGATGAGGCCGCCAAAGCGACGCTGTTCAAAGGCCTTGCTGCCTCAGGATGGCACACCGCGGCCATCGCAATGAATCTTGCCATCCAGGCTCGCCCGTTCGGCCCGCATCCGCTGATCGGCGCCGGCGTCGATGGCCTGCGCTGGGCGCGGCCGGTGCGGCCCAATGACCGGCTTCACCTCGAGGGCGAGGTGATCAGCCTGACGCCGTCGAAATCCAAGCCGCAAGGTATCGCGCTGGTGAAATGGACCATGTTCAACCAGAACGGCGAGGAGGTTTACACCTTCACCCCGATCGCGATCGTGCCGCGACGAGGATAG
- a CDS encoding shikimate dehydrogenase: MIPTLSGATRLYVIVGDPIAQVRSPAGVTAAFAARGHDGILVPVQVTPNDVPDFLLVAARLKNLDGIVVTIPHKFACYQACASATERAHFLRTVNLMRRRADGAWHGDMVDGLGFVGAARAKGIDPSGMRALLVGAGGAGSAIALALVEAGVREIAIHDSEPGRRDALIYQLNRLGRAPARVGTVDPAGFDFVANATPAGMKDGDPLPVDVARLAPSAYCGCVITKPEVSPFIAEARKRGCVTATGTDMYQQHQSIMVDFLLGHDDGGN, translated from the coding sequence ATGATCCCGACACTCAGCGGCGCAACACGGCTCTATGTCATCGTCGGCGATCCGATCGCGCAGGTGCGCTCGCCTGCGGGCGTGACGGCCGCCTTCGCCGCGCGCGGCCATGACGGCATTCTCGTGCCTGTTCAGGTCACGCCAAACGATGTGCCAGACTTTCTCTTGGTTGCAGCACGGCTGAAGAATCTCGACGGCATCGTCGTGACGATTCCCCACAAATTCGCCTGCTACCAGGCCTGCGCGAGCGCGACGGAGCGGGCGCATTTTCTGCGTACGGTGAACCTGATGCGCCGGCGCGCTGACGGCGCGTGGCATGGCGATATGGTGGACGGCCTCGGCTTCGTCGGCGCCGCGCGGGCGAAGGGGATCGATCCCAGCGGTATGCGGGCGCTGCTCGTCGGCGCCGGCGGCGCCGGATCGGCCATCGCTCTTGCGCTTGTCGAAGCCGGCGTCCGCGAGATCGCCATTCACGACAGCGAGCCGGGGCGCCGCGACGCGCTGATCTATCAGCTCAACCGGCTCGGCAGGGCGCCCGCCCGGGTCGGCACAGTGGATCCCGCCGGCTTCGATTTTGTCGCCAATGCGACGCCGGCCGGGATGAAAGACGGCGATCCGCTGCCGGTCGATGTCGCGCGGCTTGCGCCATCGGCCTATTGCGGCTGCGTGATCACCAAGCCCGAGGTCTCGCCTTTCATCGCGGAAGCCCGCAAGCGCGGCTGCGTCACCGCGACCGGCACTGACATGTACCAGCAGCACCAGAGCATCATGGTGGATTTCCTGCTCGGCCACGACGACGGCGGAAATTAG